From the genome of Labeo rohita strain BAU-BD-2019 unplaced genomic scaffold, IGBB_LRoh.1.0 scaffold_134, whole genome shotgun sequence:
AATATAAAGCCAACAATATAGCTAGAACAACAATGGgctgtagatttttttttaaactaaaagaaGCAATTACCCGACTATGAATTGCTGatgacatttgtgtttgtgctccGTATTAGacttagatttttgtttgtaatttagttttttagctCCTTTATTTTTGACAGCCATAACAAGTCTTGCTTTATCCTTTAATCACCCAAAAAACAAccacaaaaacatgatttctagTTATGTCAAATATATTCCCAGATGATTTGATGTATGAATGATTACGAAGATATTATTTTATGCCCAATCCTGATTTCAAGGTTATAATTATgccagcagtgttggggagtaactagttacatgtaatggaattacgtaatttaattacaaaataaatgtaattgtaattagttacagttactgagaaaaaatatgtaattaaattagttacttttgaaaaatgccagtgattacaaaggggattacatctgaattttttcacatacccacccccacttacagatataactgacttcttttaaattgcattgactgctctaaaataagACACCAATATTTCAGGAGTTTAGggcacagaataggacacatgcttattcgatagctgttttatttcctatttgggtttatgataaactttattttttaagattgttttttccaaggcattgttagatgttagtgttttctgtcataactatgcaaacttttgatttcaaacccagtatcatatctattaaactatttcttgttatgatgttatttatgttatgatcttgtgacatatagcgcaactgcgctcacggtgacccgagttcgattcccatctcaaggtcctttgccgctcctctctcctcccagctctttcctgtcatctctctactgtcctatcacaataaaaggcataaaaagcccaaaaatataagtaaaaaaaaaaaaaaaaaaaagtctgaatatgtggtggctgtgctttaaatttaatgattacacagctcagactcattcggggcaacttaagtcagtgctatatgcttgataatttttcttggcggaagctttgtgtttggttagctaataaaatattaaagcttaattcaatattatttgtacaatttcttaattctgtcatcctggtatcgtggacttgctctattgtttcagacaaacgcagctgctgccatttttttttttttttttttttttcattgtaatggattataagataactaacaaactagtactactacttaattatttatgtggtgaaatgttgtgtaagaaaactggtatgactgcactgtgtccctaaaatgtctaatttgaacttgccatttgctagcaatttatttcttcatggaagctttgcgttcaaatatttcaactcagatcagtgtttcgtatctaataattttgacactaaacatctaaataatctatcaagtagctgtgtaataagtgagataatgtacattcagccagttgttatcacaaaataaagatgtatattatcccttacttattataatcttaattcaagtgataaaggattttgaaagtctgacagtaatcagtgttgagtgctactgtacggttaactctgcctgttttaaatgtttcaaaatgattaacagttgaaaatattagaaatttagaaaagtaatcaaaaagtaattaaaagtaatgttacattactttaataaagtaattgaaaagttacactacttattacattttaaatcaagtaacttgtaatctgtaacccattacatttccaaagtaaccttcccaacactgtatgccagtgacagaaaaaataaataaataaaaaaataaaaaataatacaaacattaCCCAGATGTTTTCTGCGGCAACTGAGGGTTTTTACTACATCCATGACAGGAACTATTagtgattttgttattttgacaAGTGCATTCtgatacatactgtatatataatttgaaaaatcTTCATTCTTCAAAAGTatgtttcaataaaaaaaaaaactttacttatTTAGTGAGATGCAGGgctgttgtatttattttttcataaatatgataacagaataatattaatatcaaaacctcaaacattaatatatttgattattctCATTTCAGAAATAAAGTACAATGTGTCTAGTTAGTTTATCAACTGCACTCAAATAAATATCtgcaaaacaaatatccttCTCTCTCCTCAGGGTTCAGTGCTGAAATCCCTGTGTTTGTTAAGACGGGGGCTTCTGTTCAACTGGATATACAGACTCAGGAACTAAAGTTTATTCTTTTATCCTGGAGCAATGATAAATCAGAGAATATAATTGCATATGTAAATGGACAGAAGGAAGTAACCCGTCACCCTTCCTACGAGGACAGAGTGGATTTCAATCATAAAACCTTTTCTCTGATACTGAAGAACATGCAGAAGAATGACAGTGGACtctacacagcaaaaataaGTGGATTACAGAACAAAGACATTGCCAAATACAGAGTAGCCGTTATAGGTGGGTGaataagttttattaatatattttttctatgcCATTTTATACAGTACAAGTTGTGCAACTGAAAAGTTTATCtcttaatttaacttaatttaagttaaattaatttaagacaaacatgttaaacatgttttattcatcagtcTGTCTGCCATTTTATGAATGGTGAAAAAGGTCCAGTGTTCCAGTCATGCACTACACACAGAtgatgtaaagaaattatttgtggtaaaataaagttttggtAATAGCCCCTATCAGATTAAAGGCAAAAGCACTGCTGTGATTAAACAAACACCAAGACCACAGTCTTACAAAATCTTACAAAAGTTTGAGgatgtattattttctattttaaacaatttatcaACTAATCTGATTTATCTTTGTGGAATATATATTCTTTTAGATGCCGTGGAGGCTCCTGTCCTGACTGTGAACTCAAACTGGATCAGTGGTAACTTCTGTACTGTGAACTTCACATGCAGAACTATTGAGCTCATGATTAACTCTAGATATCAGAACAACAGCTGCTCTCCAGAGGAAGTGACAGCACATGAAAACAACACTCTCAACCTGAACTGCAGTCAGAAAACCATAATCTGTAAACACAGCAACCCTGTCAGCTGgaaagaaaacagaataaatattacACAGCTCTGTGATGATAATAAAGGTATCTGGccaaacacacaaatgcacattaACTCTTAAATCATACATCTCATTTTGGTTTACCAAAATGTAATGAACTCAGAAAAACTGTCAAGTGTAGTACTTAATGATATACGTCTCATTTTCCAGAGAAAATTTCAACAAATATCCAGAGTAATTCACTTCTCCTGGGGCTAGGAGCTGGTTTGGTGGTAGCGTGCATTGCAATATTATGCATTGCAATCTTTCTGTACTGCAAGTGTAAGAAAGGTATGTCCATTTTGCCTCACATAcgttcaaaaaaataaaaaataaataaataaaaaaataaactaatctCCGTTCATCAAATACATCAGTTAAGTACTTTACTGCTTTTGTAAAGCAATTAAAAAGAATGATGCTGCTATTTCTCTGTTTCAGCTAATTTTAATACTGTAGAACTTTGTTCTACCACCTTTAATAGTTCCTGTCTCTACTGAATATCCTCTGATCAAATCATTTAAACATCCTTAGTAGTAACCAGTTAGTCACCAAAAAGTAAAGATCTTCACGAAAATCTATTTCTCTTAAACTACAGTACATTCATTGCACATAACGTCAATGAGGACAGAAACATATTTGTTCTTTGCTGGTGGCTGAATggcaaatcatttaataatattgaGAATACATAGCAAAAGCAGAACAAATGCAACACAAATGATTACTACTCAAAACTATGTAAGCATTATCTTTCTAACTGAAATGACTTACaccttattaaaaaataaaaataaaaaaaaactataaaaaaccTATAAACaacatgcatacataaatatattctttattatttaataagtcttaatattaatatactgcTGTACATTCTAAACCTCATAGGTCCCCAGGAGGAGGTAGTAGAAGGTAGTACAGTCTATGCTCAAGTTGAGGTAAGCTTCAAATGACTGTTTATCAATAAGTTCACAGACATTGCTGATATGCTGTCTTTCTGTCTAGTTCTTTTTAACCATGTTAGACATCAAAAACAGTCATCTACACAAATCACTGGCTCCCAAAATGTTCAAATCATACAtctgatttgtgtgtgtgtgtgtgtgtgtgtgtgtgtgtgtgtgtgtgtgtgtgtgtgtgtgtacgtgtacGTGTCAAAATTGTACACCAAAATTATCACCACATTTAACCTAAACAAGAGGCATAACTACATTTTTTAACTAAAGGCAATATTTGATTTTGCATAGCAAAAAGTTTCAGTTAGAAGAGATTACTGCttcttattttataatttaacctCATCAAGAAAACACTGATATGCCCAATCCTGAACACATCCTTCTGCAACTAATAACAATCATTTGAACtgattaaaatgtactttttgtcACCAGCAAAGATGATAAATGTGTTTGTCACGAATGTGATGAGTCATGCAGGCTTACagcaacaataattaataaaaaaataataataataataaaatcaaatcaaatgataaaaacaaagtaGGTAATACATTGACTCATTTTTGATAAATGCAGCAGATGTTTAATAATGCAGCATGCACAGCTTTCACAGTTCATGAGgcctttgttttttgtttgttttttttttttaaatatgcacacACTAGCTATTACTCCTTCATAaaacattatactgtaaattaagttttttttgtttagacaTTTCAGGGTCAGGAAATGAACAGTGACGGCAATACATATGATACTCCAGACAGAGTaagaatcatttaaaaaattaacaggCTATGATTTTATAAAATGCTTGCTGTATATACTGTaggttaataaatgttttattaaataatttagtttagCACTTGCTCAGCTAAACATAACTGTTCAggaatacagtttaaaaatactacttttacatgtttttcaTTAGGTTCAAGCCCAGAAACAAAAGGAAGCTGGAGACAAACAGCCTGAAACAACCTACTGCACAGTAGGACAACACCAAAAACCAACAATCCCCCCTGAAACAGACCATACAATTTATGCAATGGTGTGTAAACTACCAACCAAGGACACACCTGCCAATTCATCAGATGACACTTCAAAATAAACTGTGGGAAGTTGTCACAAGGCCTGATTACAAAATGGCATCTTACCCTTACTTTTTCAGCCATATTTTTATGTGGTAGACATAATGCgaacaacatgctaatatgtgaccctggaccacaaaaccagtcataagtgtaaatttatacaaaatgatggtgcaaaaaaatctaaatacttagaaaaatcacctttaaagttgtccaaataaggTTCATagtaatgtatattactaataaaaaaaatttaaattttgatatatttactgttggaaatttacaaaatatcttcctggaacatgatctttacttaatatcctaatgatttttggcataaaagaaaaaaaaaaaaaaaagattttacccatcagatgcatttttggctattgctacaaatatgcctgtGCAAcacaagactggttttgtggtccagggtcacatatgttattTAGAAATTCAGCCAAGGATGTCCAATTAAGGTGTGCTTTCTCTAACTCTAGTTTAAAATTAGTCAGACATCCAGGACCAAACggttttacttttttctgtatgaATGTGAATTATAGCCTAAATTTGATTTGTCGATTTTAATATTAACTGTAGTAAACTGTAACAACTAACCCCACATGGGAATTCAGTATAgtagtttaatataatatttacctCACCTCCCATGTTATAGTTAACATTTCAATTCTCGGCTTAAGCTGGGctcttattttttatgtttttgtagtaaaattggGGGGGGCAAATCATGAGAGATTGCACTGAAAATGTATCAGAAGAAATGGTGAAAGAAAGaattcgatttaaaaaaaaaaaaaggggggtgTGGATGTGGATGTGACGGTCGGTGACAGTTGCATGTTACTTTGGATTTTAGGGGCGATTTGACGTCAAGTAATTGTTAGTTTTTAGCTCGTTTAaattttccctcttttcctcactGTCCTACGCTTTTAAATAGGCATAGCTCATAAATGCACCATGTgcattttactttcagttttaaattAGCGGCAATTCGGCGTCAGTTGCttaaatgcatgtaaacattagatgtgttcgacttcatctacggctacagacggcgatcaacgagagcagccgagagcagtcgcgggcggagttgaaaacggaggcgtcaagtcggacactttctaCTCTCCTTAGTGAAGCTCTCGCGGTGTTTGCATGcactatcacagatgaagtgaattaaatcaatatttataaaatacacagacctttcaaaagcgttttcatgaccaacagaaacacgtttcatatactgcttaatacagcgccatctgaacaagaataatgatcaacataaacatatactatttaaatacttataaagtggggttatatatgcttttatcagtgttttatgatgaatctgactcaatataacattgcgactacagtaaaaacacttttactgttctaaaaactcagatttgtcagcattatcggacttgaggatgttagaataaacccaaaacacacgtgatcgttgtcatgcggtgaatctggccaatcgtgaaacagccatgtggtcatcaaagctcctgcagccgctctgaagaaactgtgccggctgagtcagtcggctgctctcgaatcgctatcgcTGTATGAGGGGCATATCGTGCCGTTTTAAGGCTAAGCAGGCTAAGGATAAGGCGCAGTCTACCATTACGTCGCCGTCAGACCGTGTCAAATTTTGAATGGGATGGATAGGGAGGGCAGACGATAGACCCGCGACGACGTTACGGCGACGTCACTGAAGAACCAATCCTAGGCGGCGACGTGACGGCGGCGTACATgagaaatttacataaaaaaggaCGTGTGATAGGTACGTCTGAACTATGTACGTCGCAATTCATGACGCCTGATACATACGTCATCGCATTTCATGACGTCTGATACATATGTCGTCTTCTATGTACATTGCATTTCATGATGCCTCATACACACGTCGTTTCTGCCGCCTTAAAACGCATTTAAAAGTTTCCACTAGTAGGCTATTTGCTATAGGCTATTGATTTTACAGTAATTAGATAACTAACAATTGGCAACAGTGCATaagaattctaaatttattcCATGTATTATGAGTGTGCGTGTCTTTGTGTGTATTGGCTGTGTTACGTCCTCCTTAGAAGTCTAGAGGAATTGAGGAGGCATAACAAagagaaataaatttaatatttaaatataaatatttaaattataaaagcGGTGAATAAAAGGAGAACACACTTCAATCCTCATCCCTGGAGTGAAGACTTAACACAGTTCTTTACAAAGAAAAGATAGCTGGTATCCAGTGttctgtaattttatatttccttttatatatttgtaattttatgtttcCCACTCCGTGAGAACCTAAAACTCCAAAAGTCTGTGTTACATTTAAGTACAAAGGTGGTCTTCAATaagtcttttaatttttttattttccagagaagaaagaaaaagaaatatgtgCTTGGGACAACATAAACATCTGTATCCCTTTAACCCTCTGGTACTGTTCTGTTGATTGTGGCAGAACCATTTACGGTCCTTGTATGTCTTTATGGGAATGTCTATTTGCACTAACTCCACCCACCAACGTGTAAATGGGCTAGTCATGATTACAAATACACTCAATATGACTTATCAACTTCAATGGTACAGAGAGTAAATTACGTGTCGTACGCATTCTGACGCGACCGACTCAGGTTAGAATCTGCCTTTGgcgaactttttttttctcccttgtTAAATTTCAGATCACatcagaaaagcatttattttcgataaaatgaaggaaataatcaaaaagttgaaaataaaactgggtagggttagggtaggtgtatGCAGGGATTTATTGTCCTAATAAGGTTTCAACCATGGCatctatttaataatttgaataattattttattctattctctAATTTATTTTCCACAATAACATGTGGGAATGTGGACAAAACTTGTGCTGTTGAAATCATGGATCGCGGAACGTATGAAAAGAAGGGGTGTGGGGGGGGGAGGGGGTGGGGGTCTACATTTTagtctacattttaatattaaaaacaatattaatagtttagttattagttaaaaatgttttatttaactttataaatgagtcAATTTATACaatgtctaaaatgttataaataagtcCGGGTTTCGGGACAATTTTCAGGTCATAGTTCAGACGCGGCTGGGCTTCGGGCCTGTTCTAGGCttatccttatttttatattttatacatacaccaattatggtgatgaaaacaaatttctgcgctggtggaaacaacacgagacttcactttcgctttcactttcgagaccgaCTCCGGAAGCATTTAGTGTCTCCGccagcagcagcaaatcagcacagcTGGAAGAGATCCGCGTTCAAGCGCACGCAATGGGCTGAAACTTCCCACACAGCTCCGGCAAAcgtaattacaatgaatgtgtCGGGGCAAATAGAAAggagatattttaattatttatcaacaaaccagtgttttctgagtcagtgtcccAAGGATTAAGTTGCGGATCCTTGACTcaccatctcctctttggacacgcctttagagaaatgcatctttacagattacatattgaaagagttttttgtttttgtgaaagagtattagttttgtttcgttaagtaataatttcaagctttctatagatatatttatcatgtctgtgaggtatgtattcgctgagtttccgttaatttttgtgaagcgctcctgttgaggcaacagaaagcgcatcatgtttgttttctttatttaataaaagcaccgtttgcaacgttttgttgatattgtgagtgcacacaaacaaaagacCCTTAAAAAAGACCCAGACTGTGCGTGTTTGATCAATGTGTCGGATCAGTCTTTCGCTGACCACTtggtcattactttaaaaaacaaaaaccttagcctatatttaatgaacaaaaatgctccaaatgtttttctaaattaacttaacaaAATAATGcaacgaaatataatcactgtgccattaaaactgaactatttcaatagatgaaacagtagtataaggtgttttgggtgaagacgggctcgggccgagaattctgataagctgtctGACAAGGGCCGGGTTAGGGCATATATATGATGCCCGTGCTGGGCTATAATGAACGTATTGCAATACTTaagatattatttaatgtttgcaaCAAAGAAATGTAGCATATACCGTGTATCCTGCTCGTGAAGCTTGTTTAAACATTAGGCTTAACTTAAATGAGCAGAGCTCTCTCTGGATCAGCGGTTGCGGAaaagcaggtttaaatattccgatgtgattgcgatttcaaatgttttatatacatGGCGAAGTCATCATCATAGCAAtaagattgtgtgtgtttgaatcgagatcgcgAACTTTTAGTGAATAATCCATATGCGTCTATAGCCtatgtatgtcataatttgtacCAGACCTCAAAAGGTCCAGGCCTGGGCGGCCCCCCGCTTCCGCGATCCATGGTTGAAATTATTTGTAGCAACTTAAAAACATAAACCAGCAACACATGAACGCatcaatatatttatacatttttgggtttcaaaatacaactttAAACTGTTGGGTTGTAGTATTTATATCATAAACATGTGGCCAAACATACAGATTAAATGGAATTAAACTATAGAGAAACAATGGTTTGCTCGTAATGCAAGTTTAACAACAATCGTCAGGCCGCTGGCGCCGTCTGCTGGCATTTCTTAGGCTATAACAcgcaattttattgtttatacatgtcttaatgtattttaatagtgtTTATCAGTATGACTACTTACTTTTGATACTTAATTTCaaccaattattattgcctcatcaTTACATGTAGCCTATTTAATCTGTACTAAAAGCTATTGTTCACTTATCTTAATTACAAAACgtacataaataaaatctttagcatatgattaacaaaataatcattactgacagcactagttaaaacatttgaaaatgatcctgcattgttttgaaatgtgtGATTAGAATAGTATTTTCctatattttgttattgttgatttattgaaaataatagtCTGTTAAAATGACTTCATCTCCTGAAAACAATATCGCATATAGTCTGATATTGTGAGCTAATCTGTTGACACATTGTATAGTCagctgatttaaaaataaaatcttataagcatcaaaaataaaagctcagaATGACATAGGCCTATCCcagaatattatgtttataGATTATAATTATCAATTTTATGTTCTTATATTTGAAGTTGGTAATAATTGTGAACATAGCATAAAATTGCGACTTGGTGGTGTACAGTTTGCACAGTCATTAATCTCCAAGAGAAACTGAATaaattctttattctttattttttgtttattattattattattattattattattattattattatatttataaacagtACAGAGATGACATTACATAAAACTTTGTATACACGATTTGTGTCAAGGATGTATCCAGTGTCATCAGAACACaggaaagtaaaacaaaaaaagttaatgattgaaaaagaaaatataaaaaaatcctaggggaaaaaaatgaataagatATTAATTTAGTGTGGCAGCAACATACTCCTTCTCCGGCGTTGGTGTCACGCGTCTGTGTTGCGACGTGCCCCTTCTCCGGCGTTGGTGTCACGTGTCTTTGTTGCGACGTGCCCCTACTCCGGCGTTCGTGTCACGCGTGTGTGTTGCGACGTGCCCCTTCTCCGGCGCTGGTGTCACGCGTCTGTGTTGCGACGTACTCCTTCTCACACGTAAAAAGTACGCGACTGTTTCCTTTGGTTGGTAATCAGTTGCACGATCTGCCCCCCCATAATCGCGGTACTTTGATtgcacacgtgacagtcacgaggcgtcggcgccgcctcaagtcggacaaaattatGGCGCGTACTCCGTGCCAAAATCAAGCGTTCGACCGACCGATAGACCGAACGACCGGCTAATCGAACGTCTAACCGAACGTCTTGTGCTTTGAACGTCTTACGGGACAGGTGACCCACGTGACGACCTGACGTGACGTCAACGTTATGAAATTActtggtttttaaaatgtaatgagctTAACTGCTCTTTAGAGACTACAAATGAACATTACAACAACTGGATGTACATATTTGATAACAATACCCAACCATTTTATTAGCTGATTTTAACTAAGGAACCAAACTGctgtttaaagaaaataaacagacatgacAGGCAGATTTTGTATACCTAAAACAACACTTAAACAGTTTTCCTGAACCCCAGCTTATGCCTGTGTATAGGTCtatgtgtattttactttcaaagagtgttttactgtacagacattatttgtataaacatttgtatataacacattttatagttatgttagtttagtttaaatgataaataaatgaaaaaatgtatcaagtatataataataaacaggtTTTTTGTTATGATTTTGGAATTATTTTCGATTAAATAAAGAACATCACATTCGTTTGCATTCATGAGAGATCTACTGATCAAAAACGGATATTTCCTTGTGAGACCCAGACAAATATCTAAGAACacatacacatttgtttttatattcatcTCAGACCATAAATGCCACACTTCCTTATAgagtatattgtaaaataagatCATGTTAGCTACACTTTTAtaatcacaaaatgttttaggACTGAAACTATGCAATCTTCTATCACTGGCCTTTTTGAAATGTGTCTGACATAAAAGTTAAATTCGTTTTATCGAAATAACATTGGGTATAAGCTATTAGCctgtaatttatttgattctCATATTCAGGCTACATGCAGACTTGAAACTAAGTCAAAGCATACTTGAAGATTTCACTGTCATTTTAAGTACGATAAAAGCCTATAACCTATATGAATATTCTGCAATTAAATAGCCTATCTGCTCgttaaacttaaattttaatgggggaaatataattttcttacaTGGCCTACATCCCGACGTCCTCTACAAAGAGCACAACAGTCTCACTCTTAGAACAATTAGACTtcgttaaataatatttctttttaaaatttaaaattagctTTCTTGTTTTTGTGAAGCCTGCCGTGATTTTTGTAGCTACTTGGAATATTTGAAAGGTTTGTCAAGAAATCATTGTGGAATAGcttgtgcttttaaaaaaaaaattcgatGTCAAAACGTGTCTGGTTTATAATAAAGAGGCCGCTGCTGCAAGAccacactattttattttaataataggcTTGCACAACTTTTTAAATCAGCTTTGTTCAACCCAAGACCAACTATCCTAAGCACATGAAGTTACAAGAAGGTAAACACACATAACGTGTTACAACGTGTCTTCACGTGTAGATATCGCGTTAGAAAGACGATCGATTACTCACACTTCTGACCAAACGCCTATGGTATGTGTTAACAACGTGTAAGCACATGTAGGAACGTGTTACctaaaattttgtaaaaaccCTTTTTGGCTTATTATTAGAACcgatttaataattaataatgtaggatttaagaacatttttcatttcattttcaatttacaTATTTGATATCTGTATATATTATTCACAGCGGTGTAGTGGTGCCCGGAAAAGTGGGTATACTCTTaatttaaggtattgttttcgttataatgtactaattcaaattagtaatcaataagtaattattttttaccacTCTGCATGTGCGGGACgaagcgggcgcgggcgcaatcatattttaaaggaagccggcgccacgGTCCTTGACCGCCTCAGTGTCTTTAATAGctagggaatatttgcatttattcacgtgCGATTGGATTAGCTATtcatgtggtggactgtcatgattttggctaatgaaCGATGCGCATCAGAGTGGG
Proteins encoded in this window:
- the LOC127158097 gene encoding SLAM family member 7-like isoform X1; this encodes MSVNHLLLLLLFLLTFETGFSAEIPVFVKTGASVQLDIQTQELKFILLSWSNDKSENIIAYVNGQKEVTRHPSYEDRVDFNHKTFSLILKNMQKNDSGLYTAKISGLQNKDIAKYRVAVIDAVEAPVLTVNSNWISGNFCTVNFTCRTIELMINSRYQNNSCSPEEVTAHENNTLNLNCSQKTIICKHSNPVSWKENRINITQLCDDNKEKISTNIQSNSLLLGLGAGLVVACIAILCIAIFLYCKCKKGPQEEVVEGSTVYAQVETFQGQEMNSDGNTYDTPDRVQAQKQKEAGDKQPETTYCTVGQHQKPTIPPETDHTIYAMVCKLPTKDTPANSSDDTSK
- the LOC127158097 gene encoding SLAM family member 7-like isoform X2, with amino-acid sequence MSVNHLLLLLLFLLTFETGFSAEIPVFVKTGASVQLDIQTQELKFILLSWSNDKSENIIAYVNGQKEVTRHPSYEDRVDFNHKTFSLILKNMQKNDSGLYTAKISGLQNKDIAKYRVAVIDAVEAPVLTVNSNWISGNFCTVNFTCRTIELMINSRYQNNSCSPEEVTAHENNTLNLNCSQKTIICKHSNPVSWKENRINITQLCDDNKEKISTNIQSNSLLLGLGAGLVVACIAILCIAIFLYCKCKKGPQEEVVEGSTVYAQVEVQAQKQKEAGDKQPETTYCTVGQHQKPTIPPETDHTIYAMVCKLPTKDTPANSSDDTSK